In Alteromonas naphthalenivorans, one DNA window encodes the following:
- a CDS encoding amidohydrolase family protein — MNIVDGHLHFFALEAGDYHWLKPQNPPYWQDKQAIALPCDERSLTLSRGHTLAGYVHVEAGFDNERPWREIRYLEQHAQLPFKSVASIDLTSESTLSHIETLAGFMSVAGLRHILDEQAASILTHPKTKHALKRSSEYGLSFDAQLDVGDGKAVRALLSLLEALPALSVIINHAGSALLGSAVTAAYVKQWRINMEALAQCSRVAVKLSGWEMHCRNWHRRSVQNVVVETVAIFGVSRVMLASNFPLSNWRHSYQELWLQYEKMLAPFTLDAKRSLLANNTARWYGLDI; from the coding sequence GTGAATATCGTCGATGGTCACTTACATTTTTTTGCCCTAGAGGCGGGTGATTACCACTGGCTCAAGCCCCAAAACCCGCCGTATTGGCAGGATAAGCAAGCCATTGCGTTGCCGTGTGATGAAAGAAGCTTAACACTTTCTCGCGGTCATACCCTTGCGGGATACGTGCATGTTGAGGCAGGGTTCGACAATGAACGCCCTTGGCGTGAAATCCGTTATTTAGAACAGCATGCCCAACTGCCGTTTAAAAGCGTTGCCAGTATCGACTTGACTAGTGAAAGCACCTTGTCTCATATTGAAACATTAGCAGGGTTCATGTCAGTGGCAGGCCTTCGGCATATTTTAGATGAACAAGCCGCCTCTATATTAACCCACCCTAAAACAAAGCATGCGCTTAAGCGTAGTAGTGAATATGGATTGTCTTTCGATGCCCAATTGGATGTGGGCGACGGCAAAGCGGTAAGGGCATTACTAAGCTTGCTAGAGGCATTACCGGCACTGTCAGTCATTATTAATCATGCAGGCTCAGCGCTGTTAGGTTCTGCCGTTACCGCTGCCTACGTTAAGCAGTGGCGTATTAATATGGAAGCACTTGCTCAGTGTTCTCGTGTGGCGGTAAAACTCTCAGGGTGGGAAATGCATTGCAGAAACTGGCATAGGCGCAGTGTGCAAAATGTAGTCGTTGAAACAGTCGCTATATTTGGCGTGTCGCGAGTAATGTTAGCAAGTAATTTTCCACTTTCTAACTGGCGCCACAGTTATCAAGAGCTGTGGCTACAATATGAAAAAATGCTGGCGCCGTTTACCCTTGACGCGAAACGCAGCCTGTTGGCAAATAATACCGCCCGTTGGTATGGTCTAGATATTTAA
- a CDS encoding SDR family NAD(P)-dependent oxidoreductase, whose amino-acid sequence MSHGQSVCVVTGGSLGIGLAVCHTFSENDYRVINLDVRDFDDTPINTEWVACDVSNMEQVRHAIDNIAVKYGRIDALVCNAGMHVSATIEDTDEALLDKVMSLNIKGAYGAIKASLPTMKAQKSGAIVVMGSDQCFVGKQNSFAYGLTKSALASMAKTTALDYAPFNIRANAVCPGTIETPLFHHAIDKYVAASGADKTAVVAQEAAEQPIGRIGQPEDVSELVYFLCSEKATFITGSLHAVDGGYTAK is encoded by the coding sequence ATGAGCCACGGGCAATCAGTTTGTGTCGTTACCGGCGGAAGTTTAGGAATAGGGTTAGCGGTTTGTCATACCTTTAGTGAAAATGACTACCGCGTGATAAACCTAGATGTGAGAGATTTTGACGACACACCAATTAATACTGAATGGGTGGCGTGTGATGTCAGTAACATGGAGCAGGTGCGACATGCTATCGACAATATTGCGGTGAAATATGGCCGGATAGATGCATTGGTCTGTAATGCAGGCATGCACGTGTCGGCAACCATTGAAGACACCGATGAAGCATTGCTTGATAAGGTAATGAGCCTAAACATTAAGGGCGCGTACGGTGCAATTAAAGCCTCATTACCTACCATGAAAGCACAAAAAAGCGGGGCTATTGTGGTGATGGGGTCAGATCAGTGTTTTGTGGGTAAACAAAACTCTTTTGCCTATGGGTTAACAAAGTCTGCTTTAGCGTCTATGGCGAAAACCACGGCATTGGATTATGCCCCTTTCAATATTAGGGCTAACGCGGTATGCCCAGGTACGATTGAAACGCCTTTGTTTCACCACGCCATTGATAAGTACGTTGCGGCTTCTGGCGCCGATAAAACTGCAGTTGTAGCCCAAGAAGCCGCCGAGCAACCTATTGGCCGTATCGGCCAACCCGAAGACGTGTCTGAACTGGTGTATTTTCTTTGCAGTGAAAAAGCGACCTTTATTACCGGTAGCTTGCATGCTGTTGATGGCGGTTATACCGCCAAGTGA
- a CDS encoding acyl-CoA dehydrogenase family protein, whose product MPLYHAPTTDFQFLLKDWLGLDAHYEKLGISDFDSELANEIIAQGAKFAIDVVAPLNREGDEEGCKLEDGKITTPKGFADAYQEYVANGWNAMLGTAEYDGQELPYTMAVPVHEMLNAANLSWRLTTMLTESATLAVTKHASKELKDKYLAKLISGEWTGTMNLTEPHAGTDLSLLSTKAEPQGDGSYKVTGNKIFITAGDQDWSSNVIHLVLARLPDAPKGVKGISLFLVPKLMLDENNEPGEPNSLSVGSIEHKMGIKASPTCVMNFDDATGWLVGEENQGLACMFTMMNDARFQVGLQGLGAAEASYQGALTYARERVQSRAPQGIQNPDGKADPIVFQPDVARMLLTQKSQIEGSRALSLLYAKYMDIEKLGTDEEKENADKVLQFLTPICKAYMTDMGLETTSIGVQVFGGHGFIREWGMEQLMRDVRIAMLYEGTNGIQALDLIGRKLTRDGGQMMEATYQAFAQLVADISDAENKGLAQGLLDDWRASSADCLGMDGTTAAAAAADYLAYSAYSLIGVLWYSMADKAASTDNAVLASSKQKTRDFYMQRILPRRNAHKQAYSAGYESTLAVSGSEFDYI is encoded by the coding sequence ATGCCTCTGTACCACGCCCCTACTACCGATTTTCAGTTCCTACTTAAGGACTGGTTGGGCCTAGATGCCCACTATGAAAAATTGGGTATCAGCGATTTTGATAGCGAACTGGCCAACGAAATCATTGCACAAGGCGCTAAATTCGCCATTGATGTTGTTGCACCATTAAACCGTGAAGGTGATGAAGAAGGCTGTAAGCTGGAAGACGGAAAAATCACCACACCGAAAGGCTTTGCCGACGCATATCAAGAGTATGTAGCAAATGGCTGGAACGCCATGTTAGGTACGGCTGAATATGATGGACAGGAACTTCCCTACACCATGGCGGTGCCTGTGCATGAAATGCTAAATGCTGCAAATCTAAGCTGGCGTTTAACAACTATGCTAACAGAAAGCGCCACTTTGGCGGTGACTAAACATGCTAGCAAGGAATTGAAAGACAAGTATCTCGCTAAACTCATCAGCGGTGAGTGGACAGGTACGATGAACTTAACCGAACCGCATGCTGGCACCGACCTTAGCTTACTTAGCACTAAGGCAGAACCGCAAGGTGACGGAAGCTATAAAGTTACCGGTAATAAAATCTTCATTACTGCAGGCGATCAAGACTGGAGCAGCAATGTTATTCACTTGGTACTCGCTCGCTTACCCGATGCGCCTAAGGGCGTAAAAGGCATTAGCTTGTTTTTAGTACCCAAGCTAATGCTTGATGAAAATAACGAGCCAGGTGAACCAAACTCCTTGTCTGTGGGCAGTATTGAACACAAGATGGGTATTAAAGCGAGTCCGACTTGCGTGATGAACTTCGACGACGCCACAGGCTGGCTAGTGGGTGAAGAAAATCAAGGCTTAGCCTGTATGTTCACTATGATGAACGACGCACGCTTCCAAGTTGGCTTGCAAGGATTAGGCGCTGCAGAAGCCTCTTACCAAGGTGCGTTAACGTATGCCCGCGAGCGCGTTCAATCTCGTGCGCCACAAGGCATTCAAAACCCTGATGGCAAAGCCGATCCTATTGTATTTCAGCCTGATGTAGCCCGTATGCTACTTACGCAAAAATCACAAATTGAAGGTAGCCGCGCACTGTCTTTGCTATACGCAAAGTACATGGATATAGAAAAATTAGGCACTGACGAAGAAAAAGAAAATGCTGATAAAGTCTTGCAGTTTCTTACGCCAATTTGCAAAGCCTACATGACAGATATGGGCCTTGAAACTACCAGCATTGGGGTGCAAGTTTTTGGTGGTCATGGATTTATTCGTGAGTGGGGCATGGAGCAATTGATGCGTGATGTACGTATCGCTATGCTGTATGAAGGCACCAATGGTATTCAGGCATTAGATTTAATTGGCCGTAAATTAACCCGTGATGGCGGACAAATGATGGAAGCCACGTACCAAGCTTTTGCACAGTTAGTGGCTGATATTAGCGATGCTGAAAACAAAGGACTGGCACAAGGCTTACTTGACGATTGGCGTGCATCATCGGCTGACTGCCTAGGTATGGATGGCACCACTGCGGCAGCGGCGGCAGCCGATTACTTAGCCTATTCTGCCTACTCGCTAATTGGTGTGCTGTGGTACAGCATGGCAGATAAAGCAGCGAGCACAGATAACGCTGTGCTAGCTTCTTCTAAGCAGAAAACCCGTGATTTCTACATGCAACGTATATTGCCTCGTCGCAATGCGCACAAACAAGCGTACTCAGCAGGGTATGAAAGCACACTCGCGGTATCTGGCAGTGAGTTCGATTATATTTAA
- a CDS encoding DUF3016 domain-containing protein, producing MKIAKLTGLCTLLLASVGVSGVLQAAQVEVTWEEPKSYRDVKPSNESRTRFRERTFKELDEFFTELAEKLPEDQKLSITVTDLDLAGQVWPASFVGMGQSAADVRIIKEIDIPRMSFSYVLSDSDNTVLKSEDVKIKDMMFMNTVNRRLSNDNLVYEKNMIEDWFNDTFNDTVAKSVVSNH from the coding sequence ATGAAAATAGCTAAGTTAACCGGTTTATGTACGCTTTTGCTCGCCAGCGTGGGAGTGTCTGGTGTCTTGCAAGCAGCGCAGGTTGAAGTAACCTGGGAAGAGCCAAAGTCTTACCGAGATGTTAAACCATCGAACGAATCTCGAACTCGCTTTAGAGAACGCACTTTTAAAGAGCTTGATGAGTTTTTCACTGAACTCGCTGAAAAACTTCCCGAAGATCAAAAGCTGTCAATTACCGTAACAGACTTAGATTTGGCGGGTCAGGTTTGGCCAGCCTCTTTTGTTGGAATGGGGCAGTCCGCTGCCGATGTTAGGATCATTAAGGAAATAGACATACCTAGAATGTCATTCTCATATGTACTTTCAGATAGTGACAACACGGTGCTTAAAAGTGAAGACGTTAAAATAAAAGATATGATGTTCATGAATACCGTTAATCGTAGACTATCTAATGATAATCTAGTTTACGAAAAGAACATGATTGAAGATTGGTTCAACGATACGTTCAACGATACAGTTGCAAAAAGTGTAGTGAGTAACCATTAA
- the ccoG gene encoding cytochrome c oxidase accessory protein CcoG: MNEQIPVKNVTPVKVHKPASTTEGKRYDSRSRIYVRAVKGPLETFRRFFGLFFLAIFAAIPWIRFNGQQAVLLDIVEQRFSIFGLTLWPQDLTLLAYIFIVGAFALFFVTTFAGRVWCGFMCPQTTWVYIYTWFEEKIEGPRNKRIKLDSRKMDADKFIRKTLKHTAWVAVALLTALTFVGYFTPIGALFIDFFTFNTGFWAAFSVVFFAVCTYANAGYMREIMCTHICPYARFQSAMFDKDTFTVSYDAKRGEQRGPRPRKLSHEQVHEKGLGDCIDCNLCVQVCPTGIDIRNGLQYECINCGACVDACNGVMDKMDYPKGLISFTSEEELAGGKTHIVRPKLIGYLIVLIVMTGLLVADIVTRVPLEIDIIRDRNSLYRETNEGLIENVYTVKVLNKSQQTQTYTISVQGLPEYTFIGNREVTVQGGEVYSTPISVATDPYNLEDVVTDIQFTVTTTTDSGENVTVNEPTKFLYR; encoded by the coding sequence ATGAACGAACAAATTCCGGTTAAAAACGTTACTCCCGTAAAGGTGCACAAGCCCGCATCAACTACTGAAGGGAAGCGATACGACTCGCGTAGTCGAATTTACGTTCGTGCGGTTAAAGGCCCTCTTGAAACATTTAGACGTTTTTTCGGTTTGTTTTTTCTGGCCATCTTCGCCGCCATTCCTTGGATAAGATTTAATGGCCAGCAGGCGGTACTACTCGATATTGTAGAACAGCGCTTTTCTATCTTTGGGTTAACGTTATGGCCGCAAGATTTAACCTTGCTTGCTTATATTTTTATCGTGGGTGCATTCGCGTTATTTTTTGTGACTACTTTTGCTGGCAGGGTCTGGTGCGGCTTTATGTGCCCTCAAACCACTTGGGTATATATCTATACTTGGTTTGAAGAGAAGATAGAAGGCCCTAGAAATAAACGCATAAAACTAGATTCACGAAAAATGGACGCGGATAAGTTTATTCGCAAAACCCTCAAACATACGGCTTGGGTGGCAGTTGCCCTCCTTACCGCACTTACCTTTGTAGGGTATTTTACCCCCATCGGCGCCCTTTTTATTGATTTCTTTACCTTCAACACGGGTTTCTGGGCCGCGTTTTCAGTGGTCTTTTTCGCAGTGTGTACTTACGCTAACGCGGGTTACATGCGTGAAATCATGTGTACCCATATTTGTCCTTATGCACGTTTCCAATCGGCCATGTTCGACAAAGACACGTTTACCGTCTCTTACGATGCGAAACGAGGCGAACAGCGAGGCCCCCGCCCTCGTAAACTAAGTCATGAACAGGTGCACGAAAAAGGCCTGGGCGACTGTATTGACTGTAACCTATGTGTGCAGGTTTGCCCCACCGGTATCGATATTCGAAACGGTTTACAATATGAATGCATTAACTGCGGCGCGTGCGTAGATGCGTGTAACGGTGTAATGGATAAAATGGATTACCCCAAAGGGCTAATAAGCTTTACGTCGGAAGAAGAGCTGGCGGGGGGCAAAACACACATCGTGCGGCCTAAGCTTATTGGCTACCTAATCGTACTCATTGTCATGACAGGGTTATTGGTTGCTGACATTGTAACCCGCGTGCCTCTTGAAATTGATATTATTCGCGACCGTAATTCGTTATATCGTGAAACCAATGAAGGGTTAATTGAGAACGTTTATACCGTTAAAGTACTCAACAAATCTCAACAAACTCAGACCTATACTATTTCGGTTCAAGGGCTGCCTGAATACACCTTTATTGGAAATAGAGAAGTGACGGTACAAGGTGGTGAGGTTTATAGCACACCGATTTCGGTTGCAACCGACCCGTATAATCTGGAAGATGTGGTAACAGACATTCAATTCACCGTGACCACTACCACCGATTCAGGTGAAAACGTTACGGTTAATGAGCCAACCAAATTCCTTTATCGATGA
- a CDS encoding serine/threonine protein kinase → MKDFSFSGLDPDTILDALETQGIFLQSGLLALNSYENRVYQFQADDNKRYVVKFYRPARWTDAQILEEHSFAQELADSEIPIVAPLALNEKTLHHHGDYRFTVFSSVGGRQFENDNLDQLEWMGRFIGRIHRVSQAKTFKQRPDIDTQSYLDEPRQILENSTLLPSHLKTAFFAILNPVITAASSAYKATDVIRLHGDCHPGNILWRDGPTFVDLDDCRMGPAIQDLWMMLSGDRQQQLLQLDTLIEAYEEFQPFNTNQLALIEPLRAMRMVHYMAWLSRRWEDPAFPRAFPWFADDKYWEGQILALKEQLSAMQEAPLKLGY, encoded by the coding sequence ATGAAAGACTTTTCGTTTTCTGGATTAGATCCAGACACTATATTAGATGCCCTGGAGACTCAGGGCATTTTTCTTCAAAGCGGCTTACTTGCTCTCAATAGTTACGAGAACCGGGTTTACCAATTTCAAGCCGATGACAACAAACGTTATGTGGTTAAGTTTTATCGCCCTGCCCGTTGGACAGACGCGCAAATTTTGGAAGAACACAGTTTTGCCCAAGAGCTTGCTGATAGCGAAATTCCGATTGTGGCGCCACTAGCGCTAAACGAAAAAACCCTTCATCACCATGGTGATTACCGTTTTACCGTTTTCTCTTCGGTAGGTGGCCGCCAGTTTGAGAACGATAATTTAGATCAACTTGAGTGGATGGGGCGCTTTATTGGCCGTATTCACCGCGTGTCTCAAGCGAAAACCTTTAAGCAACGTCCAGATATCGACACGCAAAGTTATTTGGATGAACCTCGCCAGATTTTAGAAAATAGCACCTTGTTGCCCAGTCATCTTAAAACGGCCTTTTTTGCTATTTTGAACCCCGTTATAACCGCGGCCTCTTCGGCTTACAAAGCCACCGACGTTATTCGGCTGCACGGCGATTGCCACCCGGGTAACATTCTGTGGCGCGATGGCCCCACCTTTGTTGATTTAGATGATTGTCGAATGGGCCCTGCCATTCAGGATTTATGGATGATGCTGAGCGGCGACAGACAGCAACAACTATTGCAACTCGATACGTTGATTGAAGCCTATGAAGAATTTCAGCCGTTTAATACCAATCAGCTTGCGCTAATTGAACCCCTTCGCGCCATGCGTATGGTGCACTATATGGCATGGCTGTCTCGACGCTGGGAAGATCCAGCTTTCCCTCGTGCCTTTCCATGGTTTGCCGATGATAAATACTGGGAAGGTCAAATTCTTGCGTTAAAAGAACAACTTTCCGCCATGCAGGAAGCGCCTCTCAAACTCGGATATTAG
- a CDS encoding TonB-dependent receptor plug domain-containing protein gives MKFQTHFTCTAVYAAVATMLSAPVLAQTPDTIETLTVTGTRLPVQIAKLPASVSVLTEQDIQASGAVQLTDLIRGLPGVSLSQSGSPGGLTELRVRGSESNHLLVLIDGVVSNDIGQGSLIDLAHLTSANVVRIELLRGPQSALWGSGAIGGVLSITTKAGEGTSAKPSVNLTAGIGTQGTYQGSINAATQNGDVAVRTYANYLKTEGDNISRIGNEDDGYDNMTAGINIDYALADAHTLSAKFRSTQYENDYDGTDYVTTGLPADADNVTDGSQLNTKLAWRYARDASAYASTVSFDYRKDDNDNTTSGADAGGTTGERLALNWTSFYRFDNWQVAGGAEYLQRLFEQRGPVVFGDPNQKQHDNTTSLFGEATGDLVENVFATFSARFDNNSEFDDAVSYRAGLTWQVSKNYALFSSYGKAIKTPTFTERFGYFPDSFIGNPDLTPEESEEWEVGVKANWNSVSAQVSGYSAQLEDEINGFVFDTTQGVYTAANTDGESSRDGVDVEVTWLHDLAKVSASYSYLDAEQNDDGIANTELRRARHQGALSVLSDLGTEKFSLYAKLAYTGTHYDTYFPPYPANAETLGLSAYTLASVNLGYNISEKWALSLKVNNLFDTDYEDIVGYAGQERRALLSVSYSHQ, from the coding sequence ATGAAATTTCAAACACACTTTACCTGCACTGCAGTATACGCTGCTGTGGCGACAATGCTGTCTGCACCTGTTTTAGCACAAACTCCTGATACCATAGAAACACTCACTGTTACCGGCACCCGTTTACCGGTACAAATAGCTAAGCTACCCGCATCGGTAAGCGTGCTTACCGAGCAAGATATTCAAGCCTCAGGCGCTGTGCAACTTACCGATTTAATTCGTGGTTTGCCTGGCGTAAGCCTTTCCCAATCAGGTAGCCCAGGCGGCCTTACGGAACTTCGTGTTCGAGGCAGCGAAAGTAATCACTTGCTTGTGCTTATTGATGGTGTGGTGTCTAACGACATTGGCCAAGGAAGCTTGATAGACTTGGCCCATTTGACCTCAGCGAATGTGGTACGTATAGAACTGCTACGAGGCCCGCAAAGTGCCTTATGGGGCAGTGGCGCAATTGGTGGCGTATTGAGCATCACCACTAAAGCCGGTGAAGGAACCAGTGCAAAACCTAGCGTTAATTTAACTGCTGGAATCGGCACACAAGGTACTTACCAAGGCAGCATTAATGCCGCCACGCAAAATGGCGATGTGGCAGTGCGCACCTACGCTAATTACCTAAAAACAGAGGGCGATAACATTTCGCGCATCGGTAATGAAGATGACGGTTATGACAATATGACCGCAGGCATCAATATTGATTATGCATTGGCAGATGCACACACATTAAGCGCGAAATTCCGCAGTACCCAATACGAAAATGATTACGATGGAACTGATTATGTAACGACTGGCCTGCCTGCTGATGCCGACAATGTGACTGATGGTAGCCAACTAAACACTAAACTAGCATGGCGCTACGCACGAGATGCATCGGCTTATGCATCTACGGTATCTTTCGATTACCGAAAAGATGATAATGACAATACCACTTCGGGTGCCGATGCGGGTGGCACGACTGGCGAGCGCTTAGCACTTAACTGGACAAGCTTTTATCGCTTCGACAATTGGCAAGTGGCAGGTGGTGCTGAATACTTACAACGTTTGTTTGAACAACGTGGCCCTGTGGTGTTTGGCGATCCTAATCAAAAACAACACGACAATACCACCAGCCTATTTGGTGAAGCTACAGGTGACCTTGTTGAGAATGTTTTCGCGACCTTCAGCGCACGATTCGATAACAACAGTGAATTTGATGACGCCGTGAGTTATCGCGCTGGCCTTACATGGCAAGTATCAAAAAACTATGCGCTATTTTCTAGCTACGGCAAGGCCATTAAAACCCCAACCTTTACTGAGCGATTTGGCTATTTCCCAGATAGCTTTATTGGCAACCCAGACTTAACGCCTGAAGAGAGTGAAGAATGGGAAGTTGGCGTAAAAGCAAATTGGAATTCGGTTTCAGCACAAGTAAGCGGTTATAGTGCCCAACTTGAAGATGAGATTAATGGCTTCGTTTTTGACACCACTCAAGGTGTGTATACCGCTGCGAATACAGACGGTGAAAGTAGCCGTGACGGCGTAGACGTTGAAGTAACGTGGCTTCACGATTTAGCGAAGGTATCAGCGTCGTATAGCTATTTAGACGCCGAGCAAAACGATGATGGTATTGCTAACACCGAACTTCGACGTGCACGACACCAAGGCGCATTATCGGTATTGTCTGATTTAGGTACCGAGAAATTTAGTCTTTATGCAAAACTGGCCTATACCGGCACCCATTACGATACTTATTTCCCACCCTACCCAGCTAATGCAGAAACGTTGGGGCTGTCAGCTTACACACTAGCGTCAGTTAACCTTGGTTATAATATTTCTGAAAAGTGGGCGTTATCATTAAAAGTAAATAACCTTTTTGATACCGACTACGAGGATATCGTGGGCTATGCAGGCCAAGAACGACGTGCATTGCTATCTGTGAGCTACAGCCACCAATAA
- a CDS encoding thiol:disulfide interchange protein DsbA/DsbL, producing MKKFAVLFVMAMLLPLTACAQEGTAKWKEGTHYTVLDEEATKKPVITEFFSFWCPHCFQFEPIVKQIKEKKGENTKFEKVHVNFMRFTGPDVQDAATHAMLIARAMKQEDAMNTAIFNYIHKQRATITNLKDLRNIFVVNGVDGAEFDKLATSFGVNNMIRKNQQLIDKNRDYLSGVPSFVINGKYQPTFTADMTFDDIADLIVWLSEQK from the coding sequence ATGAAGAAGTTTGCAGTATTGTTTGTAATGGCAATGCTTTTGCCATTGACCGCATGCGCCCAAGAAGGCACAGCTAAGTGGAAAGAAGGTACCCATTACACGGTATTAGATGAAGAAGCGACTAAAAAACCAGTTATTACAGAATTCTTCTCTTTCTGGTGCCCACATTGCTTCCAATTTGAGCCAATCGTAAAACAAATTAAAGAGAAAAAAGGCGAGAACACTAAGTTCGAAAAAGTGCATGTTAACTTTATGCGCTTTACAGGCCCTGATGTTCAAGATGCCGCGACCCATGCCATGTTAATTGCACGTGCAATGAAACAGGAAGATGCGATGAACACTGCTATCTTCAATTACATTCATAAGCAACGTGCGACTATTACCAACCTTAAAGATTTGCGAAACATCTTTGTGGTAAACGGTGTTGATGGCGCTGAGTTTGATAAGTTAGCCACCAGCTTTGGTGTAAACAACATGATTCGTAAGAACCAGCAACTTATCGACAAGAACCGAGACTACCTATCAGGCGTACCAAGCTTCGTTATAAATGGTAAATATCAGCCTACGTTTACTGCTGACATGACCTTTGATGATATTGCTGATTTGATTGTTTGGTTATCTGAGCAAAAGTAA
- a CDS encoding HD domain-containing protein, with protein sequence MSFLPEDFSAFICELDKLKRVKRQITLPCDGNRQENSAEHSWHVALMASTLAHYSEKPIDVARVIRMILIHDVVEIDAGDLFAFNEASEHDAQAQKELDAAKRIFGLLPSSYADELLSLWLEFEEAKTPDAEFAKAMDRVLPVFQNMQNQGGSWNKHAVTRDKIEKRNLHLKHCAPKLWDYVTRQLDTAVQNNWLLPAKS encoded by the coding sequence ATGTCGTTTTTACCGGAAGATTTCAGTGCCTTTATTTGCGAACTAGACAAGCTAAAGCGTGTTAAGCGCCAAATAACCTTACCTTGTGATGGCAATCGTCAGGAAAACTCTGCTGAGCACAGTTGGCATGTGGCATTGATGGCCAGTACCTTGGCACATTATTCCGAGAAGCCAATCGATGTCGCTCGGGTGATACGGATGATTTTGATTCATGATGTAGTGGAAATTGATGCAGGCGATTTGTTTGCCTTCAACGAGGCCTCAGAACACGACGCGCAAGCACAAAAAGAGCTTGATGCGGCAAAACGTATTTTTGGATTACTGCCTAGTTCTTATGCCGATGAGTTACTCTCATTATGGCTAGAATTTGAAGAGGCGAAAACTCCAGATGCTGAGTTTGCCAAGGCGATGGACCGGGTGCTTCCTGTGTTTCAAAACATGCAGAACCAAGGTGGTAGTTGGAATAAACACGCTGTTACCAGAGATAAGATAGAAAAGCGTAACTTACATTTGAAGCATTGTGCGCCTAAATTATGGGATTACGTCACTCGGCAATTAGATACCGCGGTCCAAAATAATTGGCTGCTTCCAGCAAAAAGCTAA
- a CDS encoding alginate export family protein: protein MLACFSAPSMAQSWHDVLSEASTWADLNLRYESVDQDNALDDASALTLRTRLGFKSGTLNGFSFTAEVEDSRIVMGQGDYTVGPTGYNVGEYSVIADPETTEVDQAFIQYKNEKLTLKGGRQVIALDNHRFVGHVGWRQDRQTFDGVTATYALNEKVNFFYGYLTQRNRIFAEAADFDSKDHLFNASFKTAVGKFTAYGYLLEIDNDTDNALDTYGIRYNGSMKGETVNWAYGAEFATQSSESGSGDTATDYDASYINANLAATFSGITAKIDYELLGSDDGAYGFATPLATLHKFNGWTDQFLGTPAQGLQDITFSVSGKLAGGKWLLAYHDFSADEATAEVDDLGSEINVQYVTKVIDNVTLAVKYGSYSAGDTKVDANKLWMWASTRF from the coding sequence ATGTTGGCGTGTTTTAGTGCGCCATCAATGGCGCAGAGCTGGCATGATGTGCTTAGTGAGGCGTCTACATGGGCAGATTTGAACTTACGTTATGAATCAGTCGACCAAGATAATGCACTGGATGATGCTAGCGCATTAACACTTCGTACTCGCCTGGGTTTTAAATCCGGAACGTTGAACGGGTTTTCCTTTACCGCAGAAGTGGAAGATAGCCGCATTGTTATGGGGCAGGGCGATTATACAGTAGGCCCTACTGGCTATAACGTAGGTGAGTATTCAGTGATTGCAGATCCTGAAACCACAGAAGTGGATCAAGCCTTTATTCAGTATAAGAATGAAAAGCTAACACTCAAAGGGGGCAGACAAGTCATTGCCCTAGATAATCACAGATTCGTTGGGCATGTGGGATGGCGTCAAGATAGGCAGACCTTTGATGGCGTTACTGCTACCTATGCGCTTAACGAGAAAGTGAATTTCTTTTATGGGTACCTTACCCAGCGAAATCGAATTTTTGCAGAAGCCGCAGATTTTGATTCAAAAGATCATTTGTTCAATGCAAGTTTCAAAACAGCGGTAGGAAAATTTACCGCTTATGGCTACTTGTTAGAAATTGATAATGACACCGATAACGCGCTTGATACCTACGGTATTCGCTATAACGGCAGTATGAAAGGTGAGACGGTGAACTGGGCATACGGCGCTGAATTTGCTACGCAAAGCAGCGAGTCAGGTTCAGGCGACACCGCTACCGATTATGATGCGAGTTATATTAATGCCAACCTAGCGGCTACCTTTTCAGGCATTACCGCTAAGATTGATTATGAATTACTGGGTTCTGACGATGGTGCGTACGGCTTTGCCACGCCACTAGCCACCCTGCATAAATTTAACGGTTGGACAGATCAATTCTTAGGTACACCTGCACAGGGTCTTCAAGATATTACTTTTTCGGTATCTGGAAAACTAGCCGGTGGTAAATGGTTGTTGGCCTATCATGACTTTAGTGCCGATGAAGCTACAGCCGAGGTGGATGATTTAGGTAGCGAAATTAACGTGCAGTATGTGACTAAAGTGATAGATAACGTCACATTAGCCGTTAAGTACGGCAGTTACTCTGCGGGTGACACCAAGGTAGATGCCAACAAATTATGGATGTGGGCAAGTACTCGTTTTTAA